A region from the Danaus plexippus chromosome 26, MEX_DaPlex, whole genome shotgun sequence genome encodes:
- the LOC116774460 gene encoding E3 ubiquitin-protein ligase UBR1 isoform X3, producing MFPVPAKADALVKLWQTKMAEGVLSPAHFQDHWRVTVPRIYSPQPNRTCLDWSFDEEMASKLLIQPLEQFVWGSAESSEPPPPRRSTLCGRVFKQGEPAYSCRECGMDNTCVLCVECFKVSPHRNHRYKMGQSGGGGCCDCGDTEAWKRDPSCDLHSAKDNEEQAQASISPEVLERMKIVASVCLPYCFRLLTFDHAPGLPNDLILKDTERDLLQILDQPDCYCTVLYNDETHTFEQVITTLIRVMKCTHRDSVELVSLIDREGRALVKCSSFQIADKLKNDFEIFTSRHGPALKVLVMQAHVIAHQTFAMKLLNWLQNFVSQEQSLRLAVCQVALGEETGLSGWGLAGTSGGVAVGVMQNDCKMWKAARTAWHRLLIATTLMDYSTKRTMAILFTKNYATIMKDYIRDDHDHSFSISSLSVQLYTTPTLAHHLIAKHDALFVVMNTFVSECTRKCNAEGRLEFDRNHVPMGFKRAQFILYDVKYLLGSIPTSFDDDLRKGFLHGLSLMMNLLVMMQGMDSVVRQIGQHMEYEPEWESAFNLHVKLANSITLALEWCSVERSLAASAYRMALRRHADNFAAGDKYELRELGNQSASVIPYDVSKEPVSVHRPLSRFIAGLHLHLHRHGLSYHSKEFDRHDKPKPKPEELIEPVLRTMAMIAQVHAGMWRRNGFALLNQLYFYHNVKCRTEMYDRDVIMLQIGASLIESNEFIIHVLNKFNLLDWAANDFEQRTIEDDTLRHTISMVEEFLGLLITVVGSRYVPGVGEVTAAQRTKKEIIQMLCVKPMPHSELNRSLPENQLHETGLEAVINEVADFVKPSGTHNRGLYKLKPHLYDEYDTFFYHYTREELSRSEEEQRNRRKAAGLPECCPPPPLPLLSPPFRLLANLLQSDAALHVLRVVLTRALDLRARSFSEPQVHKALHLIGYALRDEESSHYEFLAFAESAARSGLLALLQRLAASPRVDAHRPLAKWLLNKMKSLLGQTDDNMGGDECMETDQEEKPRSDETADAEKARRAKLAAERRAKVMAQMKAQMNNFISNNAMLFKETTTEATEEEEKQDLLPLYRGAALGVWGGGVVEPARVCIMCQEQARVEAKSEPLVLVAFAQHSSVLNRRGVGAGSGGPGGAGAAGDAWRSAWPPAGLGAQPHVSCCGHALHAKCWRKYVDGVLDKEKLRPYRIRQPAAFDVEKKEYLCPLCERLCNTAVPLLPSPPLPPRPPPPLAEGTFTDAAELILKLKHQVDIEHVTDTCFEFVRQVCSESVRQCTEYTQEAPCAGTPQAGGAESEGEESPDEAEVYVSTHAETLLPKEFLEHFHEKPRKYNDTTAVLIAEFAEMLPGICGLSESGGMVRVAALYRATSYTILSTNVVLQAENRPLLGDLPSRHRDALQALIRLAAVLPPIWPTPKHISHHALSCLNTLVKTSPLSHDVFGTLVALVLSAPCLFSKKAAPARPTHLARQITLEAFRATITRALIAVDVTHCNSEPMEDTEQVNKPDLENLLPFMKELRQGNLDIENLRAGEVWECVKKQCHGFLRCCCLFYHFLSDIQPPNELTLVGGDTWDIMCGYLDLPNTFRDLIDNPLARNKASMWSQLSTEWFKGELSPQMVLDPSEPPSLITLPMDFSELMNVVSEFSCPNSEREDTKNPTMCLVCGQILCSQSYCCQIEIRKIGRGGGSELAGAVVAHALWCGAGAGVFLRVRECELLLLAAPSRGAMLPAPYLDTYGETDQGLRRGNPLQLCNERYQALRMVWLSHGIHERIARGLDSNMLVTTTWQNM from the exons AT GTTTCCGGTTCCTGCTAAAGCTGATGCTTTAGTGAAGCTATGGCAGACCAAGATGGCGGAGGGGGTGCTCTCCCCGGCGCACTTTCAGGATCATTGGCGCGTTACGGTGCCCAGGATATATTCACCACAACCTAATAGGACTTGTCTAG ACTGGTCGTTCGATGAGGAGATGGCGAGCAAGTTGCTCATTCAGCCTCTGGAGCAGTTCGTGTGGGGCTCCGCTGAGAGCTCGGAGCCTCCGCCGCCGAGACGGTCCACACTCTGCGGGAGAGTGTTCAAGCAGGGGGAACCGGCTTATAGCTGTAGAGAATGTG GTATGGACAACACGTGCGTCCTCTGTGTGGAGTGCTTCAAGGTGTCCCCTCATCGCAATCACAGATATAAGATGGGTCAGTCCGGAGGCGGCGGATGCTGCGACTGCGGAGACACAGAGGCCTGGAAGAGAGATCCCTCCTGTGACTTACACTCG GCTAAGGATAACGAAGAACAGGCTCAAGCCAGTATCAGCCCCGAGGTGTTGGAGCGTATGAAGATAGTGGCGTCTGTTTGCTTACCCTACTGCTTCCGCCTCCTTACATTCGACCACGCGCCTGGACTGCCCAACGATCTGAT actCAAGGATACCGAGAGGGACTTACTTCAGATCTTGGATCAGCCCGATTGTTACTGCACTGTGCTATACAACGACGAGACTCATACCTTTGAACAg GTGATAACGACTCTGATACGTGTGATGAAGTGCACTCACCGCGACTCTGTGGAGCTGGTCAGCCTCATAGACCGCGAGGGTCGCGCTCTGGTCAAGTGCAGCTCTTTCCAGATAGCCGACAAACTGAAGAATGACTTCGAGAT CTTCACATCCCGTCATGGACCAGCTCTCAAAGTGCTGGTGATGCAGGCACACGTTATCGCCCATCAAACATTCGCTATGAAACTATTGAATTG GCTTCAGAATTTCGTAAGCCAAGAACAAAGTCTCCGTCTAGCTGTTTGTCAGGTGGCGCTGGGGGAAGAGACCGGTTTATCCGGTTGGGGTTTGGCTGGAACTTCAGGTGGGGTGGCCGTGGGCGTCATGCAGAATGACTGCAAGATGTGGAAAGCTGCAAGGACGGCTTGGCATAGACTTCTCATAGCAACCACATTAATGGACTACTCCACAAAACGAACCATGGCCATACTGTTTACTAAGAATTATG CCACTATAATGAAGGACTACATCCGTGACGACCACGACCACTCCTTCTCGATATCGTCTCTGTCCGTGCAGCTCTACACCACCCCGACCCTGGCTCATCACCTCATCGCCAAACACGACGCGCTCTTCGTAGTCATGAACACGTTCGTCAGTGAATGCACAAGGAAGTGTAACGCTGag GGCCGTCTCGAGTTTGATCGTAACCACGTGCCGATGGGTTTCAAACGTGCCCAGTTTATTCTGTACGACGTGAAGTACCTCCTGGGGTCCATACCGACGAGTTTCGACGACGACCTCCGGAAGGGCTTCCTGCACGGACTGTCGCTCATGATGAACCTGCTGGTCATGATGCAGGGCATGGACTCCGTGGTGAGGCAG ATTGGACAACACATGGAGTATGAACCAGAATGGGAATCGGCTTTCAACCTGCACGTGAAGCTCGCGAACAGTATAACGCTGGCGTTGGAATGGTGCAGCGTAGAACGGTCGCTGGCTGCATCGGCGTACCGGATGGCACTCAGAAGACATGCTGATAATTTTGCTGCTGGCGACAAGTATGAACTTAGAG AGTTGGGTAACCAAAGCGCCTCAGTGATCCCATACGACGTGTCCAAAGAGCCTGTGTCGGTTCATCGACCTCTATCCCGTTTTATAGCGGGACTTCATCTTCACCTCCACAGACATGGCTTGTCGTACCACAGCAAGGAGTTCGATAGACATGACAAACCCAAACCCAAGCCAGAGGAACTCATTG AGCCGGTGCTACGTACCATGGCCATGATAGCCCAGGTGCACGCCGGAATGTGGCGTCGCAACGGCTTCGCTCTCCTCAACCAGCTGTACTTCTACCACAACGTCAAGTGTCGCACGGAGATGTACGACAGAGACGTCATCATGCTTCAG ATCGGTGCTTCGTTGATCGAGAGCAACGAGTTCATAATACATGTCCTGAACAAGTTTAATCTCCTGGACTGGGCGGCTAACGACTTTGAACAGCGTACCATAGAAGACGACACGCTCAGACACACTATAAGCATGGTCGAGGAATTCCTTGGATTACTTATTACCG TGGTGGGCTCCCGCTACGTGCCGGGAGTGGGCGAGGTGACGGCAGCACAGAGAACTAAGAAGGAGATCATACAGATGCTGTGCGTTAAACCCATGCCGCACTCCGAACTCAATAG ATCTCTTCCCGAAAATCAGTTGCACGAGACGGGACTCGAAGCTGTGATCAACGAGGTCGCTGACTTCGTGAAGCCGAGCGGCACGCACAACCGCGGCCTGTACAAACTGAAGCCGCACCTGTACGATGAATACGACACCTTCTTCTATCACTACACCAGGGAGGAGCTGTCCCGGAGCGAGGAGGAACAGAGGAACAGGAGGAAAGCTGccg GTCTTCCAGAATGCTGTCCCCCTCCTCCTCTGCCGCTGCTGTCTCCGCCGTTCCGTCTGCTGGCGAACCTGTTGCAGAGTGACGCAGCACTGCACGTCCTGCGTGTAGTTTTGACCCGCGCCCTCGACCTTAGGGCCAGGTCCTTCTCGGAGCCGCAAGTCCACAAG GCTCTCCATCTAATAGGCTACGCTCTGCGCGATGAGGAGAGTTCTCACTACGAGTTCTTGGCGTTCGCTGAGAGTGCTGCTCGCAGTGGACTGCTGGCGTTGCTGCAACGACTGGCCGCCAGCCCTAGGGTCGACGCCCACCGACCACTCGCTAAGTGGCtccttaataaaatgaa GTCTCTGTTGGGACAGACCGATGACAACATGGGTGGTGACGAATGTATGGAGACGGATCAGGAAGAGAAGCCTCGCTCTGATGAAACAGccg ACGCCGAGAAAGCTCGTCGCGCCAAACTGGCGGCGGAGCGAAGGGCTAAGGTTATGGCACAAATGAAGGCTCAAATGAACAACTTCATATCAAACAACGCCATGCTGTTCAAAGAGACGACCACTGAG GCGACAGAGGAGGAGGAGAAGCAAGATCTGCTGCCGTTATACCGTGGAGCGGCTCTGGGCGTGTGGGGAGGGGGAGTCGTCGAACCAGCCAGGGTCTGCATCATGTGCCAGGAACAG GCTCGTGTTGAAGCTAAATCCGAGCCGCTGGTACTCGTAGCCTTCGCCCAACACTCCAGCGTGTTGAATCGCCGCGGTGTTGGCGCTGGGTCGGGCGGTCCCGGCGGAGCGGGGGCTGCTGGTGACGCGTGGCGGAGCGCCTGGCCCCCAGCCGGACTGGGGGCGCAGCCCCACGTGTCATGCTGTGGACACGCCCTCCACGCTAAGTGCTGGAGGAAGTATGTCGATGGAGTGCTTGACAAGGAGAAGCTTAG ACCTTACCGCATCCGTCAGCCGGCTGCTTTCGACGTTGAAAAGAAGGAGTACCTGTGTCCGCTATGCGAGCGGCTTTGTAACACGGCCGTGCCGCTGCTGCCCTCCCCTCCCCTCCCGCCGCGGCCGCCGCCCCCCCTCGCGGAGGGCACCTTCACGGACGCCGCCGAGCTGATACTGAAGCTGAAACATCAGGTTGATATAGAACATGTAACGGATACCTGCTTTGAGTTCGTGCGCCAG GTTTGCTCAGAATCAGTACGTCAGTGCACTGAATACACTCAGGAGGCGCCTTGCGCGGGGACGCCTCAGGCTGGGGGGGCAGAGTCCGAGGGAGAAGAGTCCCCTGACGAGGCGGAAGTGTACGTCTCCACCCACGCCGAGACTCTACTGCCTAAAGAATTTTTAGAACACTTCCATGAGAAGCCGAGGAAATATAACGACACTACTGCCGTTCTTATTGCTGAGTTTGCAGAG ATGTTGCCGGGGATCTGTGGATTATCAGAATCTGGAGGTATGGTCCGTGTGGCCGCTTTGTACAGAGCGACGTCCTACACCATCTTGAGCACCAACGTTGTTCTACAGGCTGAGAATAGACCGCTGCTAGGAGACCTGCCCTCGAGACACCGAGACGCCTTGCAGGCGCTGATCAGACTGGCGGCGGTTCTGCCTCCTATATGGCCGACGCCTAAACATATTTCACACCACGCTCTCAGCTGTCTAAACACTTTAGTGAAAACATCTCCGCTATCACACGACGTATTCGGAACATTGGTGGCGCTGGTGCTGTCGGCTCCGTGTTTGTTTTCCAAAAAGGCAGCCCCGGCCAGACCCACACATTTGGCGCGACAAATAACATTGGAGGCTTTCAGGGCCACCATAACTAGAGCCCTTATAGCTGTAGACGTTACGCATTGCAACAGCGAACCGATGGAGGACACCGAGCAGGTTAACAAACCGGACTTGGAAAATCTGCTGCCATTCATGAAAGAGCTGCGGCAGGGGAATTTAGACATAGAAAACTTGAGAGCCGGTGAGGTGTGGGAGTGTGTCAAGAAGCAGTGTCACGGCTTCCTTCGCTGCTGCTGTTTGTTCTACCACTTCCTAAGCGACATCCAACCACCCAACGAGTTGACCTTGGTGGGCGGCGACACCTGGGATATCATGTGCGGGTACCTGGACCTCCCCAACACGTTCAGGGATCTCATTGACAATCCGCTGGCGAGGAACAAAGCGTCGATGTGGTCACAACTATCCACGGAGTGGTTCAAAGGAGAGCTGTCCCCGCAAATGGTATTGGACCCCAGTGAGCCACCCAGTTTGATAACACTGCCGATGGATTTTTCGGAGTTGATGAACGTGGTGTCAGAATTCTCGTGCCCTAACTCTGAGCGCGAGGACACCAAAAACCCCACCATGTGCCTTGTGTGTGGACAGATATTGTGTTCGCAGAGCTACTGCTGTCAGATTGAAATACGGAAG ATCGGGCGAGGCGGCGGCTCGGAGCTGGCGGGGGCGGTGGTGGCGCACGCTCTGTGGTGCGGCGCGGGGGCCGGGGTCTTCCTCAGGGTCCGCGAGTGTGAACTCCTGTTGTTGGCGGCTCCCTCCCGCGGGGCGATGCTACCGGCGCCATACCTGGACACGTATGGAGAGACTGATCAG GGCCTCCGCCGCGGGAATCCCCTCCAGCTCTGCAACGAGCGTTACCAGGCCCTACGTATGGTGTGGCTGTCGCACGGCATACACGAGAGGATCGCCCGCGGCCTGGACTCCAATATGCTGGTCACCACCACCTGGCAGAACATGTGA
- the LOC116774460 gene encoding E3 ubiquitin-protein ligase UBR1 isoform X2: MSSPPPMQLEVEVGDESMEEDGAEMITPDMWFPVPAKADALVKLWQTKMAEGVLSPAHFQDHWRVTVPRIYSPQPNRTCLDWSFDEEMASKLLIQPLEQFVWGSAESSEPPPPRRSTLCGRVFKQGEPAYSCRECGMDNTCVLCVECFKVSPHRNHRYKMGQSGGGGCCDCGDTEAWKRDPSCDLHSAKDNEEQAQASISPEVLERMKIVASVCLPYCFRLLTFDHAPGLPNDLILKDTERDLLQILDQPDCYCTVLYNDETHTFEQVITTLIRVMKCTHRDSVELVSLIDREGRALVKCSSFQIADKLKNDFEIFTSRHGPALKVLVMQAHVIAHQTFAMKLLNWLQNFVSQEQSLRLAVCQVALGEETGLSGWGLAGTSGGVAVGVMQNDCKMWKAARTAWHRLLIATTLMDYSTKRTMAILFTKNYATIMKDYIRDDHDHSFSISSLSVQLYTTPTLAHHLIAKHDALFVVMNTFVSECTRKCNAEGRLEFDRNHVPMGFKRAQFILYDVKYLLGSIPTSFDDDLRKGFLHGLSLMMNLLVMMQGMDSVVRQIGQHMEYEPEWESAFNLHVKLANSITLALEWCSVERSLAASAYRMALRRHADNFAAGDKYELRELGNQSASVIPYDVSKEPVSVHRPLSRFIAGLHLHLHRHGLSYHSKEFDRHDKPKPKPEELIEPVLRTMAMIAQVHAGMWRRNGFALLNQLYFYHNVKCRTEMYDRDVIMLQIGASLIESNEFIIHVLNKFNLLDWAANDFEQRTIEDDTLRHTISMVEEFLGLLITVVGSRYVPGVGEVTAAQRTKKEIIQMLCVKPMPHSELNRSLPENQLHETGLEAVINEVADFVKPSGTHNRGLYKLKPHLYDEYDTFFYHYTREELSRSEEEQRNRRKAAGLPECCPPPPLPLLSPPFRLLANLLQSDAALHVLRVVLTRALDLRARSFSEPQVHKALHLIGYALRDEESSHYEFLAFAESAARSGLLALLQRLAASPRVDAHRPLAKWLLNKMKSLLGQTDDNMGGDECMETDQEEKPRSDETADAEKARRAKLAAERRAKVMAQMKAQMNNFISNNAMLFKETTTEATEEEEKQDLLPLYRGAALGVWGGGVVEPARVCIMCQEQARVEAKSEPLVLVAFAQHSSVLNRRGVGAGSGGPGGAGAAGDAWRSAWPPAGLGAQPHVSCCGHALHAKCWRKYVDGVLDKEKLRPYRIRQPAAFDVEKKEYLCPLCERLCNTAVPLLPSPPLPPRPPPPLAEGTFTDAAELILKLKHQVCSESVRQCTEYTQEAPCAGTPQAGGAESEGEESPDEAEVYVSTHAETLLPKEFLEHFHEKPRKYNDTTAVLIAEFAEMLPGICGLSESGGMVRVAALYRATSYTILSTNVVLQAENRPLLGDLPSRHRDALQALIRLAAVLPPIWPTPKHISHHALSCLNTLVKTSPLSHDVFGTLVALVLSAPCLFSKKAAPARPTHLARQITLEAFRATITRALIAVDVTHCNSEPMEDTEQVNKPDLENLLPFMKELRQGNLDIENLRAGEVWECVKKQCHGFLRCCCLFYHFLSDIQPPNELTLVGGDTWDIMCGYLDLPNTFRDLIDNPLARNKASMWSQLSTEWFKGELSPQMVLDPSEPPSLITLPMDFSELMNVVSEFSCPNSEREDTKNPTMCLVCGQILCSQSYCCQIEIRKIGRGGGSELAGAVVAHALWCGAGAGVFLRVRECELLLLAAPSRGAMLPAPYLDTYGETDQGLRRGNPLQLCNERYQALRMVWLSHGIHERIARGLDSNMLVTTTWQNM, translated from the exons GTTTCCGGTTCCTGCTAAAGCTGATGCTTTAGTGAAGCTATGGCAGACCAAGATGGCGGAGGGGGTGCTCTCCCCGGCGCACTTTCAGGATCATTGGCGCGTTACGGTGCCCAGGATATATTCACCACAACCTAATAGGACTTGTCTAG ACTGGTCGTTCGATGAGGAGATGGCGAGCAAGTTGCTCATTCAGCCTCTGGAGCAGTTCGTGTGGGGCTCCGCTGAGAGCTCGGAGCCTCCGCCGCCGAGACGGTCCACACTCTGCGGGAGAGTGTTCAAGCAGGGGGAACCGGCTTATAGCTGTAGAGAATGTG GTATGGACAACACGTGCGTCCTCTGTGTGGAGTGCTTCAAGGTGTCCCCTCATCGCAATCACAGATATAAGATGGGTCAGTCCGGAGGCGGCGGATGCTGCGACTGCGGAGACACAGAGGCCTGGAAGAGAGATCCCTCCTGTGACTTACACTCG GCTAAGGATAACGAAGAACAGGCTCAAGCCAGTATCAGCCCCGAGGTGTTGGAGCGTATGAAGATAGTGGCGTCTGTTTGCTTACCCTACTGCTTCCGCCTCCTTACATTCGACCACGCGCCTGGACTGCCCAACGATCTGAT actCAAGGATACCGAGAGGGACTTACTTCAGATCTTGGATCAGCCCGATTGTTACTGCACTGTGCTATACAACGACGAGACTCATACCTTTGAACAg GTGATAACGACTCTGATACGTGTGATGAAGTGCACTCACCGCGACTCTGTGGAGCTGGTCAGCCTCATAGACCGCGAGGGTCGCGCTCTGGTCAAGTGCAGCTCTTTCCAGATAGCCGACAAACTGAAGAATGACTTCGAGAT CTTCACATCCCGTCATGGACCAGCTCTCAAAGTGCTGGTGATGCAGGCACACGTTATCGCCCATCAAACATTCGCTATGAAACTATTGAATTG GCTTCAGAATTTCGTAAGCCAAGAACAAAGTCTCCGTCTAGCTGTTTGTCAGGTGGCGCTGGGGGAAGAGACCGGTTTATCCGGTTGGGGTTTGGCTGGAACTTCAGGTGGGGTGGCCGTGGGCGTCATGCAGAATGACTGCAAGATGTGGAAAGCTGCAAGGACGGCTTGGCATAGACTTCTCATAGCAACCACATTAATGGACTACTCCACAAAACGAACCATGGCCATACTGTTTACTAAGAATTATG CCACTATAATGAAGGACTACATCCGTGACGACCACGACCACTCCTTCTCGATATCGTCTCTGTCCGTGCAGCTCTACACCACCCCGACCCTGGCTCATCACCTCATCGCCAAACACGACGCGCTCTTCGTAGTCATGAACACGTTCGTCAGTGAATGCACAAGGAAGTGTAACGCTGag GGCCGTCTCGAGTTTGATCGTAACCACGTGCCGATGGGTTTCAAACGTGCCCAGTTTATTCTGTACGACGTGAAGTACCTCCTGGGGTCCATACCGACGAGTTTCGACGACGACCTCCGGAAGGGCTTCCTGCACGGACTGTCGCTCATGATGAACCTGCTGGTCATGATGCAGGGCATGGACTCCGTGGTGAGGCAG ATTGGACAACACATGGAGTATGAACCAGAATGGGAATCGGCTTTCAACCTGCACGTGAAGCTCGCGAACAGTATAACGCTGGCGTTGGAATGGTGCAGCGTAGAACGGTCGCTGGCTGCATCGGCGTACCGGATGGCACTCAGAAGACATGCTGATAATTTTGCTGCTGGCGACAAGTATGAACTTAGAG AGTTGGGTAACCAAAGCGCCTCAGTGATCCCATACGACGTGTCCAAAGAGCCTGTGTCGGTTCATCGACCTCTATCCCGTTTTATAGCGGGACTTCATCTTCACCTCCACAGACATGGCTTGTCGTACCACAGCAAGGAGTTCGATAGACATGACAAACCCAAACCCAAGCCAGAGGAACTCATTG AGCCGGTGCTACGTACCATGGCCATGATAGCCCAGGTGCACGCCGGAATGTGGCGTCGCAACGGCTTCGCTCTCCTCAACCAGCTGTACTTCTACCACAACGTCAAGTGTCGCACGGAGATGTACGACAGAGACGTCATCATGCTTCAG ATCGGTGCTTCGTTGATCGAGAGCAACGAGTTCATAATACATGTCCTGAACAAGTTTAATCTCCTGGACTGGGCGGCTAACGACTTTGAACAGCGTACCATAGAAGACGACACGCTCAGACACACTATAAGCATGGTCGAGGAATTCCTTGGATTACTTATTACCG TGGTGGGCTCCCGCTACGTGCCGGGAGTGGGCGAGGTGACGGCAGCACAGAGAACTAAGAAGGAGATCATACAGATGCTGTGCGTTAAACCCATGCCGCACTCCGAACTCAATAG ATCTCTTCCCGAAAATCAGTTGCACGAGACGGGACTCGAAGCTGTGATCAACGAGGTCGCTGACTTCGTGAAGCCGAGCGGCACGCACAACCGCGGCCTGTACAAACTGAAGCCGCACCTGTACGATGAATACGACACCTTCTTCTATCACTACACCAGGGAGGAGCTGTCCCGGAGCGAGGAGGAACAGAGGAACAGGAGGAAAGCTGccg GTCTTCCAGAATGCTGTCCCCCTCCTCCTCTGCCGCTGCTGTCTCCGCCGTTCCGTCTGCTGGCGAACCTGTTGCAGAGTGACGCAGCACTGCACGTCCTGCGTGTAGTTTTGACCCGCGCCCTCGACCTTAGGGCCAGGTCCTTCTCGGAGCCGCAAGTCCACAAG GCTCTCCATCTAATAGGCTACGCTCTGCGCGATGAGGAGAGTTCTCACTACGAGTTCTTGGCGTTCGCTGAGAGTGCTGCTCGCAGTGGACTGCTGGCGTTGCTGCAACGACTGGCCGCCAGCCCTAGGGTCGACGCCCACCGACCACTCGCTAAGTGGCtccttaataaaatgaa GTCTCTGTTGGGACAGACCGATGACAACATGGGTGGTGACGAATGTATGGAGACGGATCAGGAAGAGAAGCCTCGCTCTGATGAAACAGccg ACGCCGAGAAAGCTCGTCGCGCCAAACTGGCGGCGGAGCGAAGGGCTAAGGTTATGGCACAAATGAAGGCTCAAATGAACAACTTCATATCAAACAACGCCATGCTGTTCAAAGAGACGACCACTGAG GCGACAGAGGAGGAGGAGAAGCAAGATCTGCTGCCGTTATACCGTGGAGCGGCTCTGGGCGTGTGGGGAGGGGGAGTCGTCGAACCAGCCAGGGTCTGCATCATGTGCCAGGAACAG GCTCGTGTTGAAGCTAAATCCGAGCCGCTGGTACTCGTAGCCTTCGCCCAACACTCCAGCGTGTTGAATCGCCGCGGTGTTGGCGCTGGGTCGGGCGGTCCCGGCGGAGCGGGGGCTGCTGGTGACGCGTGGCGGAGCGCCTGGCCCCCAGCCGGACTGGGGGCGCAGCCCCACGTGTCATGCTGTGGACACGCCCTCCACGCTAAGTGCTGGAGGAAGTATGTCGATGGAGTGCTTGACAAGGAGAAGCTTAG ACCTTACCGCATCCGTCAGCCGGCTGCTTTCGACGTTGAAAAGAAGGAGTACCTGTGTCCGCTATGCGAGCGGCTTTGTAACACGGCCGTGCCGCTGCTGCCCTCCCCTCCCCTCCCGCCGCGGCCGCCGCCCCCCCTCGCGGAGGGCACCTTCACGGACGCCGCCGAGCTGATACTGAAGCTGAAACATCAG GTTTGCTCAGAATCAGTACGTCAGTGCACTGAATACACTCAGGAGGCGCCTTGCGCGGGGACGCCTCAGGCTGGGGGGGCAGAGTCCGAGGGAGAAGAGTCCCCTGACGAGGCGGAAGTGTACGTCTCCACCCACGCCGAGACTCTACTGCCTAAAGAATTTTTAGAACACTTCCATGAGAAGCCGAGGAAATATAACGACACTACTGCCGTTCTTATTGCTGAGTTTGCAGAG ATGTTGCCGGGGATCTGTGGATTATCAGAATCTGGAGGTATGGTCCGTGTGGCCGCTTTGTACAGAGCGACGTCCTACACCATCTTGAGCACCAACGTTGTTCTACAGGCTGAGAATAGACCGCTGCTAGGAGACCTGCCCTCGAGACACCGAGACGCCTTGCAGGCGCTGATCAGACTGGCGGCGGTTCTGCCTCCTATATGGCCGACGCCTAAACATATTTCACACCACGCTCTCAGCTGTCTAAACACTTTAGTGAAAACATCTCCGCTATCACACGACGTATTCGGAACATTGGTGGCGCTGGTGCTGTCGGCTCCGTGTTTGTTTTCCAAAAAGGCAGCCCCGGCCAGACCCACACATTTGGCGCGACAAATAACATTGGAGGCTTTCAGGGCCACCATAACTAGAGCCCTTATAGCTGTAGACGTTACGCATTGCAACAGCGAACCGATGGAGGACACCGAGCAGGTTAACAAACCGGACTTGGAAAATCTGCTGCCATTCATGAAAGAGCTGCGGCAGGGGAATTTAGACATAGAAAACTTGAGAGCCGGTGAGGTGTGGGAGTGTGTCAAGAAGCAGTGTCACGGCTTCCTTCGCTGCTGCTGTTTGTTCTACCACTTCCTAAGCGACATCCAACCACCCAACGAGTTGACCTTGGTGGGCGGCGACACCTGGGATATCATGTGCGGGTACCTGGACCTCCCCAACACGTTCAGGGATCTCATTGACAATCCGCTGGCGAGGAACAAAGCGTCGATGTGGTCACAACTATCCACGGAGTGGTTCAAAGGAGAGCTGTCCCCGCAAATGGTATTGGACCCCAGTGAGCCACCCAGTTTGATAACACTGCCGATGGATTTTTCGGAGTTGATGAACGTGGTGTCAGAATTCTCGTGCCCTAACTCTGAGCGCGAGGACACCAAAAACCCCACCATGTGCCTTGTGTGTGGACAGATATTGTGTTCGCAGAGCTACTGCTGTCAGATTGAAATACGGAAG ATCGGGCGAGGCGGCGGCTCGGAGCTGGCGGGGGCGGTGGTGGCGCACGCTCTGTGGTGCGGCGCGGGGGCCGGGGTCTTCCTCAGGGTCCGCGAGTGTGAACTCCTGTTGTTGGCGGCTCCCTCCCGCGGGGCGATGCTACCGGCGCCATACCTGGACACGTATGGAGAGACTGATCAG GGCCTCCGCCGCGGGAATCCCCTCCAGCTCTGCAACGAGCGTTACCAGGCCCTACGTATGGTGTGGCTGTCGCACGGCATACACGAGAGGATCGCCCGCGGCCTGGACTCCAATATGCTGGTCACCACCACCTGGCAGAACATGTGA